In the Helicoverpa armigera isolate CAAS_96S chromosome 28, ASM3070526v1, whole genome shotgun sequence genome, one interval contains:
- the LOC110371438 gene encoding uncharacterized protein LOC110371438 isoform X3: MSKEVQKRWRSIRDSYTKTFRQGKCVLPEQCPPGSRRYQYHQQMSFLLKALQNKKPRYSQDKYESFSEISNSPQHPPPEDVMLKIKNETMDKPLDLKTKHDDKPETQDKCNQATCIDKPNSLEIKIDANSILPEDHFDDDKLFMNSLIPLFKKMNDDTRLLCRIEVLKIIRYALQGHKCFEALKVAEDSFVKERSSAALAKEESNVSTSSQKSQESRLAMTTRSADGSRPVRKRRVRSPSPLPVPTKKRGPGRPRKVRPPPSDSDEEQVARKRLPKLKVCESPCDEDSYSHATSVAQLSTPLFMKIYNLERSKIAPALPTSTPQNMQVSIKTEPIDTEPQPS; encoded by the exons ATGA GTAAAGAGGTGCAGAAACGATGGCGCTCGATCCGCGACTCTTACACGAAGACATTCAGGCAGGGCAAGTGCGTGCTCCCGGAGCAGTGCCCCCCGGGCAGCAGGCGTTACCAGTACCACCAGCAGATGTCCTTCTTGCTCAAGGCGCTGCAGAACAA AAAACCAAGATACTCCCAAGACAAATACGAGTCCTTCTCAGAGATCTCAAACTCCCCACAGCATCCGCCCCCAGAGGACGTtatgctgaaaataaaaaacgaaaCCATGGACAAACCATTAGACCTCAAAACTAAACACGATGACAAACCAGAGACACAGGACAAATGCAACCAAGCTACCTGCATAGACAAGCCAAACTCCCTCGAAATCAAAATTGATGCGAACTCCATTCTGCCAGAAGATCATTTTGATGACGACAAACTATTCATGAATTCTTTAATAcctttatttaagaaaatgaaTGATGACACGAGATTATTGTGTCGGATTGAGGTCCTAAAGATTATCAGGTACGCGTTACAAGGTCACAAATGTTTCGAAGCGTTAAAAGTGGCTGAGGATTCGTTTGTGAAGGAAAGGAGTAGTGCGGCTCTGGCTAAGGAAGAGAGTAATGTGTCCACCAGCTCGCAGAAGAGCCAGGAGTCAAGACTGGCGATGACTACGAGGTCAGCTGATGGGAGCAGACCGGTTAGGAAACGGAGG GTACGCTCACCGTCGCCCCTGCCAGTGCCAACGAAAAAGAGAGGGCCAGGCCGTCCTAGAAAG GTGCGGCCTCCCCCCTCAGACTCTGACGAGGAGCAGGTGGCGAGGAAACGCCTGCCCAAACTGAAGGTGTGCGAGTCTCCGTGTGACGAGGACTCCTACAGTCACGCCACCAGTGTTGCTCAATTGTCCACGCCGCTGTTTATGAAG ATATACAACCTAGAGAGGTCCAAAATCGCCCCCGCTCTGCCGACATCGACTCCACAAAACATGCAGGTTTCTATCAAAACAGAACCCATAGACACCGAACCACAGCCGAGTTAA
- the LOC110371438 gene encoding uncharacterized protein LOC110371438 isoform X2, producing MKKKMSKEVQKRWRSIRDSYTKTFRQGKCVLPEQCPPGSRRYQYHQQMSFLLKALQNKKPRYSQDKYESFSEISNSPQHPPPEDVMLKIKNETMDKPLDLKTKHDDKPETQDKCNQATCIDKPNSLEIKIDANSILPEDHFDDDKLFMNSLIPLFKKMNDDTRLLCRIEVLKIIRYALQGHKCFEALKVAEDSFVKERSSAALAKEESNVSTSSQKSQESRLAMTTRSADGSRPVRKRRVRSPSPLPVPTKKRGPGRPRKVRPPPSDSDEEQVARKRLPKLKVCESPCDEDSYSHATSVAQLSTPLFMKIYNLERSKIAPALPTSTPQNMQVSIKTEPIDTEPQPS from the exons GTAAAGAGGTGCAGAAACGATGGCGCTCGATCCGCGACTCTTACACGAAGACATTCAGGCAGGGCAAGTGCGTGCTCCCGGAGCAGTGCCCCCCGGGCAGCAGGCGTTACCAGTACCACCAGCAGATGTCCTTCTTGCTCAAGGCGCTGCAGAACAA AAAACCAAGATACTCCCAAGACAAATACGAGTCCTTCTCAGAGATCTCAAACTCCCCACAGCATCCGCCCCCAGAGGACGTtatgctgaaaataaaaaacgaaaCCATGGACAAACCATTAGACCTCAAAACTAAACACGATGACAAACCAGAGACACAGGACAAATGCAACCAAGCTACCTGCATAGACAAGCCAAACTCCCTCGAAATCAAAATTGATGCGAACTCCATTCTGCCAGAAGATCATTTTGATGACGACAAACTATTCATGAATTCTTTAATAcctttatttaagaaaatgaaTGATGACACGAGATTATTGTGTCGGATTGAGGTCCTAAAGATTATCAGGTACGCGTTACAAGGTCACAAATGTTTCGAAGCGTTAAAAGTGGCTGAGGATTCGTTTGTGAAGGAAAGGAGTAGTGCGGCTCTGGCTAAGGAAGAGAGTAATGTGTCCACCAGCTCGCAGAAGAGCCAGGAGTCAAGACTGGCGATGACTACGAGGTCAGCTGATGGGAGCAGACCGGTTAGGAAACGGAGG GTACGCTCACCGTCGCCCCTGCCAGTGCCAACGAAAAAGAGAGGGCCAGGCCGTCCTAGAAAG GTGCGGCCTCCCCCCTCAGACTCTGACGAGGAGCAGGTGGCGAGGAAACGCCTGCCCAAACTGAAGGTGTGCGAGTCTCCGTGTGACGAGGACTCCTACAGTCACGCCACCAGTGTTGCTCAATTGTCCACGCCGCTGTTTATGAAG ATATACAACCTAGAGAGGTCCAAAATCGCCCCCGCTCTGCCGACATCGACTCCACAAAACATGCAGGTTTCTATCAAAACAGAACCCATAGACACCGAACCACAGCCGAGTTAA
- the LOC110371439 gene encoding uncharacterized protein LOC110371439, translating to MDSSKFHQINLEDFKWINKPNEWSINNLNVLNVTTDEKTDYWEGTWYNFHHNTGHVYGLEIKGDFTFSVCVEAEFTNLYDQAGLMIFLDDKHWLKAGIEYNDGQPMISSVLTNEVSDWATGVFTGNPRKFYIRMTRKGDVVCVKYSTDNITWTLLRLCPMAFSLNKNPCVVGPMCCTPLRKGLKVKFSEFSITVPGDDILHSN from the exons atggaCTCAAGtaagtttcatcaaataaaTCTCGAGGACTTTAAATGGATAAACAAGCCAAATGAATGGTCaatcaataatttaaatgttcttAATGTAACCACGGATGAGAAAACAGATTATTGGGAAGGCACTTGgtataattttcatcataatacCGGTCATGTGTATGGATTGGAAATAAAAGGCGACTTTACATTTTCG GTATGCGTAGAAGCTGAGTTTACGAATTTATACGACCAAGCTGGGCTTATGATTTTCTTGGACGATAAACACTGGTTGAAAGCAGGCATCGAGTACAATGACGGCCAGCCAATGATAAGCAGTGTCCTTACTAATGAAGTCTCTGATTGGGCCACAG GTGTCTTCACCGGTAATCCTCGTAAGTTCTACATTCGCATGACAAGAAAAGGCGATGTGGTGTGCGTGAAATATTCCACAGACAATATAACATGGACACTCCTTCGTTTGTGTCCCATGGcgttttctttgaataaaaacCCGTGTGTCGTCGGGCCCATGTGCTGTACGCCTTTGAGAAAAGGATTGAAAGTCAAATTCAGTGAATTTTCGATTACTGTCCCTGGTGACGACATTTTACATTCGAATTAA
- the LOC110371464 gene encoding rRNA 2'-O-methyltransferase fibrillarin, producing the protein MGKPEFNGGRGGGGRGGFGGGRGRGGGDRGGRGGRGGFGGRGGGGGGGRGGFGGRGGGRGGGRGRGGPGGGRGRGGGGFKGGKQVIIEPHRHPGVFIARGKEDALVTKNLVPGSEVYGEKRISVENEGEKVEYRVWNPFRSKLAAAIMGGVDAIHMPPGSRVLYLGAASGTTVSHVSDVVGPEGLVYAVEFSHRSGRDLINVAKKRTNIIPIIEDARHPLKYRMLVGMVDCIFADVAQPDQARIVSLNAQHFLKNGGHFVISIKASCIDSTAQPEAVFAAEVKKLQADKLKPQEQLTLEPYERDHAVVVGIFRAPSKKA; encoded by the exons ATGGGCAAGCCAG AATTTAATGGCGGTCGTGGCGGCGGTGGCCGCGGTGGGTTCGGCGGCGGCAGAGGCCGAGGCGGCGGAGACAGAGGAGGCCGAGGTGGTCGCGGCGGTTTCGGAGGCCGAGGGggcggaggcggcggcggcaggGGAGGCTTCGGAGGCCGAGGTGGCGGCCGTGGAGGAG GTCGTGGCCGTGGTGGTCCCGGCGGTGGCCGCGGGAGAGGAGGAGGCGGCTTCAAGGGAGGCAAACAAGTTATTATTGAACCCCACag ACATCCCGGAGTATTCATTGCGAGAGGCAAAGAAGATGCATTGGTTACAAAGAATTTAGTGCCTGGATCAGAAGTATATGGAGAAAAGAGAATATCCGTTGAG AATGAAGGAGAAAAGGTGGAATACAGAGTATGGAATCCTTTCCGATCAAAGTTAGCAGCGGCTATCATGGGTGGAGTGGATGCTATTCACATGCCTCCCGGCTCCAGGGTGCTGTATCTTGGAGCTGCCAGTGGAACCACCGTCAGTCATGTTTCAGATGTTGTCGGACCG GAAGGTCTAGTATATGCTGTGGAGTTCTCGCACAGATCAGGCCGGGACCTTATAAATGTAGCCAAGAAGAGAACCAATATTATCCCCATTATTGAAGATGCTAGACATCCACTTAAATACAG aatgttGGTCGGTATGGTTGACTGTATATTTGCCGACGTGGCCCAGCCTGATCAGGCTAGGATAGTCAGTTTGAACGCACAACACTTCTTGAAGAACGGAGGACACTTTGTTATTTCTATTAAG GCTTCCTGCATAGATTCGACAGCGCAGCCCGAGGCCGTATTCGCAGCTGAAGTGAAGAAACTACAAGCTGACAAACTAAAACCCCAAGAACAGTTGACTTTGGAGCCCTACGAGAGAGACCACGCCGTCGTAGTCGGCATATTTAGGGCTCCCTCGAAAAAAGCAtag